The Diaphorobacter ruginosibacter genome contains a region encoding:
- a CDS encoding trimeric intracellular cation channel family protein, with protein MPIDTPQLLDTARQIIEISATIAFALSGVLKAAHKKLDVVGVCVLAFIAAFGGGTLRDLLLDNRPFFWASHDYLVWAVLFMSLLAISFLRRKHFQITERAMLWPDMLGLGLFTAVGVDLAAELGMSPLISVMMGVVTGVFGGVLRDVLCGEIPQAFRDHQPYAVCAFAGGGADLLLRQFDAVHETAPLLACVVVTAGLRALAMWRQWRIPSWRMED; from the coding sequence ATGCCCATCGACACGCCCCAGCTTCTCGATACCGCGCGCCAGATCATCGAAATTTCGGCGACCATCGCGTTCGCGCTTTCGGGCGTGCTCAAGGCGGCGCATAAGAAGCTGGACGTCGTGGGGGTCTGCGTGCTGGCCTTCATCGCAGCCTTCGGGGGCGGCACGCTGCGCGACCTGCTGCTGGACAACCGCCCGTTCTTCTGGGCCAGCCATGACTACCTGGTCTGGGCCGTCCTGTTCATGAGCCTGCTGGCCATCAGTTTCTTGCGGCGCAAGCACTTTCAGATCACCGAGCGCGCCATGCTCTGGCCCGACATGCTGGGACTGGGACTCTTCACCGCGGTCGGCGTGGACCTTGCCGCTGAGCTGGGCATGTCTCCGCTGATCAGCGTGATGATGGGCGTGGTGACCGGCGTGTTCGGCGGCGTGCTGCGCGACGTGCTCTGCGGCGAGATCCCGCAGGCCTTCAGGGATCACCAGCCCTATGCCGTCTGCGCCTTCGCGGGAGGCGGTGCCGATCTGCTGCTGCGGCAATTCGACGCGGTGCACGAGACCGCCCCGCTGCTCGCGTGCGTGGTGGTCACGGCAGGGTTGCGTGCGCTGGCGATGTGGCGGCAGTGGCGCATTCCCTCCTGGCGCATGGAGGATTGA
- a CDS encoding HDOD domain-containing protein has translation MSVPEMQDQSLVVPSLPRTVALLMSELVAPQPQMARLSQLFGSDPGLTSILLQKANDARHGAHRMVFGVPEALALLPLPVLREVVTAAPVGTASRAVPGMNLQQFWRYSLNTARLARSLAGIVYLNPMVAYTAGLLHAVGELVIHRSEADRIHSLNALSGTFALTRAEFETRLFGFSYAQVGAGLVKRWQLPQILVEALCYQANPLDNDSYEPLAAVLHLAVWRSRAREAQLNERELAVTYPGEVGMTLGLDIDTVLQQDPINWKPSQDDE, from the coding sequence GTGTCGGTTCCCGAGATGCAGGATCAATCGCTGGTAGTGCCAAGTCTTCCGCGCACGGTGGCGCTCCTGATGAGCGAGCTGGTCGCGCCGCAGCCGCAGATGGCACGGTTGAGCCAGTTGTTCGGCAGCGACCCGGGGCTGACCTCGATACTTCTGCAGAAGGCGAACGATGCGCGCCACGGTGCCCACCGCATGGTGTTCGGTGTGCCCGAGGCACTGGCACTGCTGCCTCTTCCGGTATTGCGCGAAGTGGTGACCGCGGCGCCCGTGGGCACGGCATCGCGTGCGGTTCCGGGAATGAACCTGCAGCAGTTCTGGCGCTACAGCCTCAATACCGCGCGCCTTGCACGCTCGCTTGCGGGCATTGTCTATCTCAACCCCATGGTCGCCTATACGGCGGGCCTGCTGCATGCGGTGGGCGAACTGGTGATCCACCGCAGCGAGGCCGACCGGATCCACAGCCTCAATGCGCTCAGCGGCACGTTCGCGCTGACGCGCGCTGAATTCGAAACCCGGCTGTTCGGCTTCAGCTATGCGCAGGTGGGTGCCGGCCTCGTCAAGCGCTGGCAGCTTCCGCAGATTCTGGTGGAGGCGCTGTGCTACCAGGCCAATCCGCTCGACAACGACTCGTACGAGCCGCTCGCCGCCGTGCTGCACTTGGCGGTCTGGCGTTCGCGCGCGCGTGAAGCCCAGCTCAACGAGCGCGAATTGGCGGTGACCTATCCGGGGGAGGTCGGCATGACGCTGGGCCTCGACATCGATACCGTGCTGCAGCAGGACCCGATCAACTGGAAGCCCAGCCAGGACGACGAATGA
- a CDS encoding ornithine cyclodeaminase, translating to MSSTPLPRPTVRTEFLSAGNAARLVSRTGVIECLRRMADAIEADFSRWRDFDKSARIAAHSPSGVIELMPVADADDYAFKYVNGHPVNTRHGLPTVMAFGALADVATGAPRFLSELTLTTALRTAATSLVAARRLARSDSTCMALIGNGSQSEFQALAFIGLLGIRELRLFDTDPAATAKLMRNIAPWAESCGAEIRDCPSVHEAVRGADVVTTLTAHKSRATVFNASMLAPGMHINAVGGDCPGKTELTAAVLKRSSVFVEYEPQTRIEGELQQMPPDFPVTELWEVIAGHAQGRTSHRQVTLFDSVGFALEDYSALRTMQGLARSADLLETIDLIPELHDPKDLFAMVRNAQENVRVSAPLRRRA from the coding sequence ATGTCTTCCACTCCCCTGCCCCGGCCCACGGTTCGCACGGAGTTCCTGAGCGCCGGCAACGCGGCGCGGCTGGTCTCCCGGACCGGCGTGATCGAATGCCTGCGTCGGATGGCCGACGCCATCGAGGCGGACTTCTCCCGCTGGCGGGACTTTGACAAGTCCGCACGCATCGCGGCCCATTCGCCCAGCGGCGTGATCGAGCTGATGCCCGTGGCCGACGCCGATGACTATGCCTTCAAGTACGTCAACGGCCATCCCGTCAACACGCGGCACGGCCTGCCCACCGTGATGGCCTTCGGCGCGCTCGCGGACGTGGCGACCGGAGCCCCGCGCTTCCTGAGCGAGCTCACGCTGACCACGGCCCTGCGCACCGCCGCCACGTCGCTGGTGGCGGCACGGCGGCTTGCAAGGAGCGACAGCACCTGCATGGCGCTCATCGGCAATGGTTCGCAGAGTGAGTTCCAGGCGCTGGCCTTCATCGGCCTGCTTGGAATCAGGGAGTTGCGCCTGTTCGACACCGATCCGGCCGCCACGGCCAAGCTGATGCGCAACATCGCCCCATGGGCGGAGTCCTGTGGCGCGGAGATCAGGGACTGCCCGTCCGTGCATGAAGCGGTGCGCGGCGCGGATGTGGTCACGACCCTCACGGCCCACAAGTCGCGTGCCACGGTCTTCAACGCCAGCATGCTCGCGCCCGGCATGCACATCAATGCCGTTGGCGGCGACTGCCCTGGCAAGACGGAACTCACGGCCGCCGTGCTCAAGCGCAGCTCCGTGTTCGTCGAGTATGAACCGCAGACCCGTATCGAAGGCGAACTGCAGCAGATGCCGCCCGACTTTCCGGTGACCGAACTCTGGGAGGTCATTGCCGGGCATGCGCAAGGCAGGACGTCACACCGTCAGGTCACGCTGTTCGACTCGGTGGGGTTCGCGCTCGAGGATTACTCCGCGCTGCGCACCATGCAGGGGCTGGCGCGCAGCGCGGACCTGCTCGAGACCATCGACCTGATTCCCGAACTGCACGATCCCAAGGACTTGTTCGCCATGGTGCGCAACGCGCAAGAGAACGTGCGGGTCAGTGCCCCGCTGCGCCGTCGCGCTTGA
- a CDS encoding methylated-DNA--[protein]-cysteine S-methyltransferase produces the protein MAWSDAGICAVQLPEPDSARTLARLLRGLNGLPEDPPMLLGADAPDDVVKAIRGTQALLQGEPLDLLEVQLDQRGVPEFACRVYALARAIAPGQTRTYGELARELGDVHLSRAVGQALGANPFAPIVPCHRILAAGDRSGGFSAHGGAMQKMRMLEIEGACPGGTLPLF, from the coding sequence ATGGCGTGGTCCGATGCAGGTATCTGCGCGGTGCAATTGCCGGAGCCGGATTCGGCTCGCACGCTGGCCAGGCTGCTGCGCGGGTTGAATGGCCTGCCCGAAGACCCGCCCATGCTGCTGGGCGCGGATGCTCCCGATGATGTCGTGAAGGCCATCCGTGGAACGCAGGCCTTACTGCAGGGCGAACCGCTTGACCTGCTCGAGGTCCAGCTGGACCAGCGCGGCGTTCCCGAGTTCGCCTGCCGTGTCTATGCCCTGGCCCGGGCGATTGCCCCCGGGCAGACACGCACCTATGGCGAGCTGGCCCGCGAGCTCGGCGACGTGCACCTGTCCCGTGCCGTAGGGCAGGCACTGGGCGCCAATCCCTTCGCGCCCATCGTGCCGTGCCATCGCATTCTTGCGGCAGGAGACCGCTCGGGCGGCTTCTCCGCTCACGGCGGTGCCATGCAGAAGATGCGCATGCTCGAAATCGAGGGCGCCTGCCCGGGCGGCACGTTGCCGCTGTTCTGA
- a CDS encoding DUF72 domain-containing protein yields the protein MQDDLFGAPPTPPSRPTAKSLVSAADEADANPDSVDDKTSSKPSRRAGLQPFDWKPELRALGAALPPNVRLGTSSWSYPGWTGLVWESSASEQTLSRKGLPVYSQHPLLRTVSIDRSFYRPLTASDYARYAAQVPPEFRFMVKAPSLITDALVRSDDGRGKEPNPAFLSPELALQEFVAPALEGLGRTLGALVFQLSPLPWNMLERLPETIERLGRMLSALPTLAPLAPDGVIAVEVRDPQWLAPDMLPLFASALREGHATYCVGLHAKMPPLSEQLKLLRKLWPGPLVCRWNLHPIHGPYGYADAEKLYSPYDRIHHPEPELHAELARLIQTFASHGQNVYVAISNHAEGCAPLSVQSLATRIDALQPPR from the coding sequence GTGCAGGACGATCTTTTCGGCGCGCCGCCCACGCCTCCGTCCCGGCCGACGGCGAAATCGCTGGTATCCGCTGCAGACGAGGCAGACGCCAACCCGGATTCGGTCGATGACAAGACCTCTTCAAAGCCCTCGCGCCGCGCCGGACTGCAACCCTTCGACTGGAAGCCAGAGCTACGGGCACTGGGTGCCGCACTGCCTCCCAACGTGCGCCTGGGCACATCATCATGGAGCTACCCCGGGTGGACGGGCCTCGTGTGGGAATCGAGCGCTTCGGAGCAGACACTCTCGCGCAAGGGATTGCCGGTCTATTCACAGCATCCGCTGCTGCGCACCGTGAGCATCGACCGCAGCTTCTACCGCCCGCTGACGGCCAGTGACTACGCACGGTATGCGGCGCAGGTTCCACCCGAATTCCGCTTCATGGTGAAGGCCCCCAGCCTGATCACCGATGCGCTGGTGCGCAGCGACGACGGACGCGGCAAGGAGCCCAATCCCGCGTTCCTGAGCCCCGAACTGGCACTGCAGGAATTCGTGGCCCCGGCGCTCGAAGGCCTGGGCCGCACCCTGGGCGCGCTGGTCTTCCAGCTCTCGCCGCTGCCCTGGAACATGCTCGAACGCCTGCCCGAAACCATCGAGCGGCTGGGCCGCATGCTGAGCGCCCTGCCCACCCTTGCGCCGCTGGCGCCGGACGGCGTGATCGCCGTCGAGGTGCGCGACCCGCAATGGCTGGCGCCCGACATGCTGCCGCTGTTCGCCAGCGCCCTGCGCGAAGGCCATGCCACCTACTGCGTGGGCCTGCATGCCAAGATGCCGCCGCTCTCGGAACAGCTGAAACTGCTGCGCAAGCTCTGGCCCGGTCCGCTCGTATGCCGCTGGAACCTTCACCCCATCCACGGCCCCTACGGCTATGCAGATGCGGAAAAGCTCTATTCGCCCTATGACCGCATCCACCATCCCGAGCCCGAGCTGCACGCGGAACTCGCCCGGCTGATCCAGACCTTCGCATCGCACGGCCAGAACGTCTACGTGGCGATCAGCAATCATGCGGAAGGCTGCGCGCCTCTGTCGGTACAGTCGCTGGCCACCCGCATCGACGCGCTGCAGCCGCCACGCTGA
- a CDS encoding Tex family protein, with translation MQQIIRQLAAEIKISESQVRAAVELLDGGATVPFIARYRKEVTGGLDDIQLRELEARLSYLRELDDRRAAVLKAIDEQGKLTDALRAAIAAAPTKQELEDIYLPFKQKRRTKGQIAKEFGIEPLADKLFADPALDPHEEAQAFLREPEVLPDGKPGADFSTTFAVLDGVRDILSERWAEDAVLVQAMREWLWSEGLLRSKKVESKNENDPEVAKFRDYFEYDEPIGRVPSHRALAVFRGRALEILEAKLVLPVEPEPGKPSIAEGRIANHLQWSHSARKSDDLIRKCVAWTWRVKLSLSTERDLFSRLREDAEKVAIKVFADNLRDLLLAAPAGSRTVMGLDPGIRTGVKVAVVDSTGKLVDTATVYPHEPRKDWDGSLHTLAKLVEKHGVNLIAIGNGTASRETDKLAADLIKMAAKADRHIEKVVVSEAGASVYSASEYASQEMPDVDVSLRGAASIARRLQDPLAELVKIEPKSIGVGQYQHDVNQSELARTLDAVVEDCVNSVGVDLNTASIPLLSRVSGLSSSVAKSVVRWREANGAFKSRKQLMEVSGLGAKTFEQSAGFLRIRDGENPLDMTGVHPETYSVVEQIIEKTGKPVGEIMGRAEMLKTLKPELFANEKFGVITVKDILGELEKPGRDPRPDFKVARFNEGVEDIKDLKEGMILEGTVSNVAQFGAFVDLGVHQDGLVHVSQLSHKFVNDAREVVKTGDIVKVKVLEVDVSRSRISLTMKLDAAPARRDGPRDNRFEGAGRGYAQPQRRNDPAPQSAMASAFAKLQQIKR, from the coding sequence ATGCAGCAGATCATTCGGCAGTTGGCCGCAGAAATCAAAATTTCAGAATCCCAGGTGCGTGCAGCCGTCGAGCTGCTGGATGGAGGGGCCACTGTCCCTTTCATCGCCCGCTACCGCAAGGAAGTGACGGGAGGCCTGGACGACATCCAGTTGCGGGAGCTCGAAGCCCGCCTCTCGTACCTGCGCGAACTGGACGACCGCCGTGCCGCCGTGCTCAAGGCGATCGACGAGCAGGGCAAGCTGACCGACGCACTGCGTGCAGCGATCGCTGCCGCGCCCACCAAGCAGGAACTGGAAGACATCTATCTGCCGTTCAAGCAGAAGCGTCGCACCAAGGGGCAGATTGCCAAGGAGTTCGGCATCGAGCCGCTGGCCGACAAGCTATTCGCCGATCCCGCGCTGGATCCGCACGAGGAGGCCCAGGCGTTCCTGCGCGAGCCCGAGGTGCTGCCCGATGGCAAACCCGGTGCCGATTTCTCGACCACGTTCGCCGTGCTGGACGGCGTGCGCGACATCCTCTCGGAGCGCTGGGCCGAGGACGCGGTCCTGGTCCAGGCCATGCGCGAGTGGCTGTGGTCCGAGGGGCTGCTGCGCAGCAAGAAGGTCGAATCCAAGAACGAGAACGATCCTGAGGTCGCGAAGTTCCGCGACTACTTTGAATATGACGAGCCCATCGGCCGCGTGCCTTCGCACCGGGCGCTGGCCGTGTTCCGCGGCCGTGCACTCGAGATCCTCGAAGCCAAGCTGGTGCTGCCGGTCGAGCCGGAACCGGGCAAGCCGAGCATCGCGGAGGGCCGCATCGCCAACCACCTGCAGTGGAGCCACTCGGCGCGCAAGTCGGATGACCTGATCCGCAAGTGCGTCGCCTGGACCTGGCGTGTGAAGCTGAGCCTCTCCACCGAGCGCGACCTGTTCTCGCGCCTGCGCGAGGACGCCGAGAAGGTGGCGATCAAGGTGTTCGCCGACAACCTGCGCGACCTGCTGCTGGCGGCGCCGGCCGGCTCGCGCACGGTGATGGGCCTCGACCCGGGCATTCGCACCGGCGTGAAGGTGGCGGTGGTGGATTCCACGGGCAAGCTGGTCGATACGGCCACGGTGTACCCGCACGAGCCACGCAAGGATTGGGACGGCTCACTGCACACGCTGGCCAAGCTGGTGGAAAAGCACGGTGTGAACCTGATCGCCATCGGCAATGGCACGGCCAGTCGGGAAACCGACAAGCTGGCTGCCGACCTGATCAAGATGGCGGCGAAGGCCGACAGGCATATCGAGAAGGTGGTGGTGAGCGAGGCGGGCGCCTCGGTGTACTCCGCCAGCGAATACGCATCGCAGGAAATGCCCGACGTGGATGTGAGCCTGCGCGGTGCCGCCTCGATCGCGCGGCGCCTGCAGGATCCGCTCGCGGAGCTTGTGAAGATCGAGCCCAAGAGCATCGGCGTGGGCCAGTACCAGCACGACGTGAACCAGAGCGAGCTCGCACGCACGCTCGATGCCGTGGTCGAGGACTGCGTGAACTCGGTGGGCGTCGACCTGAACACCGCCAGCATCCCGCTGCTCTCGCGCGTGTCGGGCCTGTCGTCCAGCGTGGCCAAGTCGGTCGTGCGCTGGCGCGAAGCCAACGGCGCATTCAAGAGCCGCAAGCAGCTCATGGAGGTGAGCGGCCTGGGTGCCAAGACGTTCGAGCAGTCTGCAGGCTTCCTGCGCATCCGCGACGGCGAGAATCCGCTCGACATGACCGGTGTTCACCCCGAAACATACTCCGTGGTGGAGCAGATCATCGAGAAGACCGGCAAGCCCGTGGGCGAGATCATGGGCCGCGCCGAGATGCTCAAGACGCTCAAGCCCGAACTGTTCGCCAACGAGAAGTTCGGCGTGATCACGGTGAAGGACATCCTCGGCGAGCTCGAGAAGCCCGGCCGCGACCCGCGCCCCGACTTCAAGGTGGCGCGCTTCAACGAGGGTGTCGAGGACATCAAGGATCTCAAGGAGGGCATGATCCTCGAGGGCACCGTGAGCAACGTGGCGCAGTTCGGCGCATTCGTCGACCTGGGCGTGCACCAGGACGGCCTGGTGCATGTGAGCCAGCTGAGCCACAAATTCGTGAACGATGCACGCGAAGTCGTCAAGACGGGCGACATCGTCAAGGTGAAGGTGCTCGAGGTCGACGTCTCGCGCAGCCGCATCAGCCTGACCATGAAGCTCGACGCCGCGCCCGCGCGCCGTGACGGTCCGCGCGACAACCGCTTTGAAGGTGCCGGCCGTGGCTACGCTCAACCCCAGCGCCGCAACGATCCTGCACCGCAGTCGGCGATGGCCTCGGCCTTTGCAAAACTGCAGCAGATCAAACGCTGA
- a CDS encoding SDR family oxidoreductase → MIENFAGKTAVLTGAASGFGLECARIGARLGMQLVLVDVQSDALAAAEAEMKELGAEVLARRVDVSSAAEMDALGAAVQERFGAPHLVFNNAGVGAAGLVWETSAREWDWVLGVNLHGVAHGVRVFTPMMLEAARNDAGWRGHIVNTASMAGLLATPNMGVYNVSKHAVVALSETLYQDLSLVTDQIGASVLCPYFVPTGIGHSERNRPDALNQAQSTRSQEVGAQMLDKAVASGKVTAQEVARKVFDAVAANQFYIYSHPQAIGSVQTRMEDILQTRNPSDPFAAKPQLREQLRAQLLAAR, encoded by the coding sequence ATGATCGAGAATTTTGCAGGCAAGACGGCTGTGCTGACCGGAGCCGCCTCCGGTTTCGGGCTGGAGTGTGCCCGCATCGGCGCGCGGCTTGGAATGCAACTGGTGCTGGTGGACGTGCAGTCCGATGCGCTGGCGGCGGCCGAGGCCGAGATGAAGGAGCTGGGTGCCGAGGTCCTTGCGCGGCGCGTGGACGTATCGAGCGCCGCCGAGATGGACGCGCTGGGCGCGGCCGTGCAGGAGCGCTTCGGTGCGCCGCACCTGGTCTTCAACAACGCAGGCGTCGGCGCTGCAGGGCTGGTCTGGGAAACCTCGGCGCGCGAGTGGGACTGGGTGCTGGGTGTCAATCTGCACGGCGTGGCACACGGCGTGCGCGTGTTCACGCCGATGATGCTCGAAGCCGCGCGCAACGACGCCGGCTGGCGGGGCCACATCGTCAACACGGCCAGCATGGCCGGGCTGCTGGCCACGCCGAACATGGGCGTCTACAACGTCAGCAAGCACGCCGTGGTGGCGCTGTCGGAGACGCTCTATCAGGACCTCAGCCTGGTCACCGACCAGATCGGCGCGAGCGTGCTGTGCCCGTACTTCGTTCCGACGGGTATCGGCCACAGCGAGCGCAACCGCCCGGACGCGTTGAACCAGGCGCAATCCACGCGCAGCCAGGAAGTGGGCGCGCAGATGCTCGACAAGGCGGTTGCGAGCGGCAAGGTCACCGCGCAGGAGGTGGCCCGCAAGGTGTTCGATGCCGTGGCCGCCAACCAGTTCTACATCTACAGCCATCCGCAGGCGATCGGATCCGTGCAGACCCGCATGGAAGACATCCTGCAGACCCGCAATCCCAGCGATCCCTTTGCCGCGAAGCCGCAGCTGCGAGAGCAGTTGCGTGCCCAGTTGCTCGCTGCCAGGTGA
- a CDS encoding PaaI family thioesterase: MLSFQVDVPFVKHLGFTLHHMENGTSELHYTPQPEHLNSHGVTHGGATMTLLDVALSVAARSDTPEHGIVTIEMKSTFMAPAKGPLVAKARRMHRTRTLAFVEGSVYDSHGTLCSTASGTFRYVPRGKLEGASAAPVATD; this comes from the coding sequence TTGCTGAGCTTTCAAGTTGACGTGCCTTTCGTGAAGCATCTGGGCTTCACGCTGCATCACATGGAAAACGGTACATCGGAGCTGCACTACACCCCGCAGCCCGAACACCTGAATTCGCACGGCGTGACCCATGGCGGTGCCACCATGACCCTGCTCGACGTGGCGCTGTCCGTCGCGGCGCGCAGCGACACGCCCGAGCACGGCATCGTCACCATCGAGATGAAGTCCACGTTCATGGCACCGGCAAAGGGGCCGCTGGTCGCCAAGGCCCGCCGCATGCATCGCACGCGCACGCTGGCCTTTGTGGAGGGCAGCGTGTACGACTCGCATGGCACGCTCTGCTCGACGGCGTCGGGCACATTTCGCTACGTGCCGCGCGGCAAGCTCGAGGGTGCTTCAGCTGCCCCGGTTGCCACCGATTGA
- a CDS encoding MFS transporter: protein MTDAARMDAAVPVEADGLPMPQRRYSMLVIILGIALSVLDSSIVNLALPDIGRELQVSAAQAVWVVNAYQLATLVLLLPLAALGDKLGYRRVYLVGMALFALASVGAMLARSIETLIFARALQGLGAAGVMSVNAALVRLTYPRAGLGRGMALNSVVVATSSMAGPSIAAAILSVASWPWLFAINLPLGLFVFWLGKRALPSNPPAETAGPRFSVLDVILNVAMFTLLFLGGEQLGVRTGSEHNSPMLGAVFLMAGVIVGALYVRRQWNLTAPMFPVDLLRIPVFRLSMGASIGAFCAQMLGFLAMPYLLLEVLGYGHLKAGLLITAWPLATVVAAPIAGRLIGRFHDGMLGGIGMAMFALGLLSLGLLPSQPADWNVAWRMALCGAGFGLFQSPNNHTIVTSAPLNRSGAASGMLGSARLTGQTLGAVLLAAIFALWPAHDGFSERVALCLGAFSAVLSGICSTLRIQRGIKRDGAAGH from the coding sequence ATGACCGATGCAGCCCGCATGGATGCGGCAGTGCCCGTGGAGGCCGATGGCCTGCCGATGCCGCAGCGGCGCTATTCGATGCTGGTCATCATCCTTGGCATTGCGCTGTCGGTGCTGGATTCGAGTATCGTGAACCTGGCCTTGCCCGATATCGGACGCGAGCTGCAGGTGAGCGCGGCGCAGGCGGTCTGGGTGGTCAACGCCTATCAGCTTGCCACACTGGTGCTGTTGCTTCCATTGGCTGCGCTGGGCGACAAGCTCGGCTATCGACGCGTGTACCTGGTGGGCATGGCGCTGTTTGCGCTGGCGTCCGTGGGCGCGATGCTGGCGCGCAGCATCGAGACGCTGATCTTCGCACGCGCGCTGCAGGGCCTTGGCGCGGCGGGCGTGATGAGCGTGAACGCCGCACTGGTGCGGCTGACCTATCCGCGTGCCGGGCTGGGCCGGGGCATGGCGCTCAATTCCGTGGTGGTGGCCACGTCGTCGATGGCGGGCCCTTCGATCGCCGCGGCGATTCTCTCGGTGGCCTCCTGGCCGTGGCTGTTTGCGATCAACCTGCCGCTGGGCCTTTTCGTGTTCTGGCTGGGCAAGCGTGCGCTGCCCTCCAATCCGCCCGCAGAGACGGCGGGTCCACGCTTCTCTGTTCTCGACGTGATCCTGAACGTTGCCATGTTCACGCTGCTGTTCCTGGGCGGCGAGCAATTGGGCGTGCGTACCGGCAGCGAGCACAACTCGCCCATGCTCGGCGCGGTCTTCCTGATGGCGGGCGTGATCGTGGGGGCCCTGTACGTGCGCAGGCAGTGGAACCTGACCGCGCCCATGTTCCCGGTCGACCTGTTGCGCATTCCGGTGTTCCGCCTGTCCATGGGAGCGTCCATCGGTGCTTTCTGTGCGCAGATGCTGGGGTTTCTGGCCATGCCGTACCTGCTGCTTGAGGTGCTGGGCTACGGCCACCTGAAGGCAGGCCTGCTGATCACGGCGTGGCCGCTGGCCACCGTGGTGGCAGCGCCGATCGCAGGGCGACTGATAGGGCGTTTCCATGATGGCATGCTGGGCGGCATCGGCATGGCCATGTTTGCCCTGGGCCTGCTGTCGCTTGGCCTGCTGCCATCGCAGCCGGCGGACTGGAACGTGGCCTGGCGCATGGCATTGTGCGGCGCCGGCTTCGGCCTGTTCCAGTCGCCGAACAACCACACCATCGTGACCTCGGCACCGTTGAACCGCAGCGGTGCGGCCAGCGGCATGCTGGGTTCGGCGCGCCTGACGGGGCAGACGCTGGGTGCCGTCCTGCTGGCGGCGATCTTCGCGCTCTGGCCGGCACACGATGGTTTCTCGGAGCGCGTGGCGCTGTGTCTGGGCGCTTTCAGTGCAGTGCTGTCCGGCATCTGCAGCACACTTCGTATCCAGCGCGGTATCAAGCGCGACGGCGCAGCGGGGCACTGA
- a CDS encoding GNAT family N-acetyltransferase, giving the protein MTLSMQWSCKPFDELTVHELHDALALRCRVFILEQGPYQDADEYDKRAWHLLGRDPGSPHGQALLATLRFFGPAVKYEEASIGRVACAPEIRGHGIGRQLVAEGMRQVTRLFPGQPVRISAQAHLQRMYAEHGFRTVSEEYLEDDIPHVEMLFTPTAG; this is encoded by the coding sequence ATGACACTTTCGATGCAGTGGAGCTGCAAGCCCTTTGATGAACTCACGGTGCACGAGCTGCACGATGCGCTGGCGCTGCGCTGCCGTGTCTTCATCCTGGAGCAGGGGCCCTACCAGGACGCCGACGAATACGACAAGCGCGCCTGGCACTTGCTGGGGCGCGACCCCGGCTCGCCGCACGGGCAGGCATTGCTGGCCACGCTGAGGTTTTTCGGGCCGGCCGTCAAATACGAGGAAGCGTCGATCGGCCGTGTGGCCTGTGCTCCCGAGATCCGCGGGCACGGCATCGGGCGGCAGCTTGTCGCCGAGGGCATGCGGCAGGTGACGCGGCTTTTCCCGGGCCAGCCGGTGCGCATCAGCGCCCAGGCCCATCTGCAGCGCATGTATGCCGAGCACGGGTTCAGGACGGTTTCTGAGGAGTACCTGGAAGATGACATTCCACACGTGGAAATGCTGTTCACGCCGACGGCCGGCTGA
- a CDS encoding SDR family oxidoreductase, with the protein MSRTVQELFDLKGRTALVTGGSRGLGLQMAEALGEAGARIMLTSRKASDLEEAAAHLQARGIDARWIAADCADEGDIRRLVSETLERMGDIDILVNNAGATWGAPAEDHPVAAWDKVMNLNVRGYFLLSQEVGKRSMLPRGKGSIINLASIAALGGNPTEMKTIAYNTSKGAVLNFTRALAGEWGPSGVRVNTICPGFFRTRMATVLIDTIGEEKMCAGAPLRRLGDDEDLKGLALLLASDAGKHITGQWMAVDGGVSSILGG; encoded by the coding sequence ATGTCTCGCACGGTGCAGGAACTTTTCGATCTCAAGGGCAGGACCGCGCTGGTGACGGGCGGCTCGCGCGGGCTGGGCCTGCAGATGGCCGAGGCGCTGGGCGAGGCAGGTGCCCGCATCATGCTCACATCGCGCAAGGCATCGGATCTGGAGGAGGCCGCGGCGCATCTGCAGGCCAGGGGCATCGATGCGCGCTGGATCGCAGCCGACTGTGCCGATGAGGGCGACATCCGTCGGCTGGTGAGCGAGACGCTCGAGCGCATGGGTGACATCGACATCCTGGTCAACAACGCAGGGGCCACCTGGGGAGCGCCAGCCGAGGACCATCCCGTTGCTGCATGGGACAAGGTGATGAACCTGAATGTCCGTGGCTATTTCCTGCTCAGCCAGGAAGTGGGCAAGCGCAGCATGTTGCCGCGCGGCAAGGGAAGCATCATCAATCTGGCATCCATCGCTGCACTGGGCGGCAATCCCACCGAGATGAAGACCATTGCCTACAACACCTCCAAGGGGGCGGTGCTCAATTTCACGCGTGCGCTGGCCGGCGAATGGGGTCCGAGCGGAGTGCGGGTGAACACCATCTGCCCGGGGTTCTTCCGCACCAGGATGGCCACCGTGCTGATCGACACGATCGGCGAGGAAAAGATGTGTGCGGGCGCACCGCTGCGCCGCCTGGGCGACGACGAGGACCTGAAGGGACTCGCGTTGCTGCTGGCCAGCGACGCGGGCAAGCACATCACGGGCCAGTGGATGGCGGTGGACGGCGGCGTGAGCTCCATCCTGGGTGGCTGA